The following proteins are co-located in the Rhodococcus opacus B4 genome:
- a CDS encoding glycoside hydrolase family 15 protein, whose translation MTTASDDDAPPQSAAAPSPFPPIADYAFLSNCHTGALIAPDGSVDWLCVPRFDSPSVFGSLLDREAGMFRIGPFGLNVPASRQYEPGTNTISAVWNTPTGWVNVRSALTMGPTRGEDTVTPHTRPPADDDADHMLVRTVTCLDGSVEVELVCEPVFDYGRAPAEWVLVDGDRHTADASGAGLMLRLKTDMALGIEGGRVRARHMLEKGETLYCALTWAAELVAPETTEEAVAQLDATSAFWRRWFSHARFPDHRWREAIQRSALTIKGLTYMPTGATVAALTTSLPETPGGERNWDYRYTWMRDSTFTLQALHYLNLDWEADEFMQFIADLESNGDGALQIMYGIDGTRDLTESTRDDLSGYAGARPVRIGNGAFDQRQNDVFGAALDSILLHTVRSKRLPRRLWPLVQQQAACASAVWRNPDQGIWEARGAPQHYVSSKLMCWVALDRASKIAGIRGDRAAEDTWRATAEEIRADILAHGVKERVLRQHYDTEALDASTLLAAVFGFLPRGDDRLRATVDAIANDLTEDGFVLRYRTGETDDGLSGREGSFLICSFWLVSALTVVEQVQEATDLMERLVSVSSPLGLYAEEFDTSTGRHLGNFPQAFSHLALIEAAGRIILHERMRELM comes from the coding sequence GTGACTACTGCCTCGGACGACGATGCCCCACCCCAGAGCGCGGCTGCGCCGTCGCCGTTCCCGCCGATCGCCGACTATGCCTTCCTGTCGAACTGTCACACCGGGGCGCTGATCGCGCCGGACGGTTCCGTCGACTGGCTGTGCGTGCCCCGGTTCGACTCGCCCAGCGTGTTCGGCTCCCTCCTCGACCGCGAGGCCGGGATGTTCCGGATCGGCCCGTTCGGCCTCAACGTACCGGCGTCCCGCCAGTACGAGCCGGGAACCAACACCATCTCGGCGGTGTGGAACACCCCGACCGGGTGGGTGAACGTGCGCAGTGCGCTGACGATGGGCCCGACCCGCGGTGAGGACACCGTCACTCCGCACACGAGGCCGCCGGCGGACGACGACGCCGACCACATGCTGGTCCGCACGGTCACCTGCCTCGACGGCAGCGTGGAGGTGGAGTTGGTGTGCGAGCCCGTGTTCGACTACGGACGTGCACCGGCGGAGTGGGTTCTCGTCGACGGCGATCGGCACACCGCCGACGCGAGCGGAGCGGGGCTCATGCTGCGCCTGAAGACGGACATGGCGCTCGGCATCGAGGGTGGCCGGGTTCGCGCGCGCCACATGCTCGAGAAGGGCGAAACGCTGTACTGCGCGCTGACCTGGGCGGCGGAACTCGTCGCGCCGGAGACGACGGAAGAGGCTGTCGCACAACTCGATGCGACTTCCGCGTTCTGGCGGCGCTGGTTCAGTCACGCCCGTTTCCCAGACCACCGGTGGCGTGAGGCGATCCAGCGATCCGCCCTGACCATAAAGGGCCTGACATACATGCCGACCGGCGCCACCGTCGCGGCCCTCACGACGTCGCTACCGGAAACTCCGGGCGGCGAACGCAATTGGGACTACCGGTACACGTGGATGCGGGATTCCACGTTCACGCTGCAGGCCCTGCACTACCTGAATCTGGACTGGGAGGCCGACGAGTTCATGCAGTTCATCGCCGACCTCGAGTCGAACGGCGACGGCGCGCTGCAGATCATGTACGGAATCGACGGCACCCGCGACCTGACCGAGTCGACCCGCGACGACCTGTCCGGCTACGCGGGCGCGCGTCCGGTGCGGATCGGCAACGGCGCGTTCGATCAGCGGCAGAACGACGTGTTCGGCGCCGCCCTCGACTCGATCCTGCTGCACACGGTGCGCAGCAAGCGCCTTCCCCGGCGGCTGTGGCCACTCGTGCAGCAGCAGGCGGCATGCGCCTCGGCGGTGTGGCGCAACCCCGATCAGGGGATCTGGGAGGCTCGCGGCGCACCGCAGCACTATGTGTCGTCGAAGCTGATGTGCTGGGTGGCGCTCGACCGGGCGTCGAAGATCGCGGGCATCCGCGGCGACCGGGCGGCCGAGGACACCTGGCGTGCCACCGCCGAGGAGATCCGCGCCGACATCCTCGCGCACGGGGTGAAGGAGCGGGTGCTGCGCCAGCACTACGACACCGAGGCGCTGGACGCGTCGACGCTGCTCGCCGCGGTCTTCGGATTTCTTCCCCGCGGGGACGACCGGCTGCGCGCCACCGTCGACGCCATCGCGAACGATCTCACCGAGGACGGGTTCGTCCTGCGCTACCGCACCGGCGAAACCGACGACGGGTTGTCGGGCCGGGAAGGCAGTTTCCTGATCTGCTCGTTCTGGCTGGTGTCGGCCCTGACCGTGGTCGAACAGGTTCAGGAGGCAACCGATTTGATGGAGCGACTGGTCAGCGTGTCGTCTCCGCTGGGTCTGTACGCCGAAGAGTTCGACACGAGCACCGGTCGTCACCTCGGCAATTTTCCGCAGGCGTTCTCGCATCTCGCGCTGATCGAGGCCGCGGGGCGCATCATCCTGCACGAGCGGATGCGGGAACTGATGTGA
- a CDS encoding lipase family protein has product MIRSRALRHRMLLVGAMMVGAQLAVAAPSVGAPAGQGTPVDVQPAPAVPAWPEADRGFYEPPADVVAAAEPGEIIAAREVRLANLSVLPVNVDAWQLSYRSNNSRDEAIPAVATVIKPRGTITGVRNLLSLQPAEDSLGKYCAASYALQQWSVPAPLTGQVVAPLQFLEAQAALAQGWAVVLPDHQGPNAAYAAGPLAGRITLDGIRAAENFGPLGLSGRQTPVGLMGYSGGAIATGHAAELHATYAPDLNIVGAAEGGIPADLGALVDLADNDLGAGIVLGGVFGVSRDYPELAEYLDTHLNPLGRQLLDAKGNLCVSYQSALLPFANLRGLFDSPSGDPLRDPVVESVLDRTRMGHRVPEVPMYMYQANPDWLVPVGPVDRLVDTYCQDPDARVTYTRDHASEHLSLEPIAAASALMWMRDRFDGIPVDAGCATHDVGSMALDEKTWPMWSSIVGDTLASLLGRPIGT; this is encoded by the coding sequence ATGATCAGATCTAGAGCGCTGCGACACCGAATGCTGCTGGTGGGGGCGATGATGGTGGGCGCACAACTCGCCGTCGCCGCGCCGTCGGTCGGGGCGCCCGCCGGCCAGGGAACGCCGGTGGACGTGCAACCGGCCCCGGCCGTCCCCGCCTGGCCCGAGGCCGACCGCGGGTTCTACGAACCGCCGGCCGACGTGGTCGCCGCCGCCGAGCCCGGCGAGATCATCGCCGCCCGCGAAGTGCGCCTGGCGAACCTGTCCGTGCTTCCGGTGAACGTCGACGCGTGGCAACTGTCCTACCGCTCCAACAATTCGCGGGACGAGGCCATCCCGGCGGTCGCGACGGTGATCAAACCACGGGGGACGATCACCGGCGTCCGCAATCTGCTGTCGCTCCAGCCGGCGGAAGACTCCCTCGGCAAGTACTGCGCCGCCTCGTACGCGCTGCAGCAGTGGTCCGTGCCCGCGCCGCTGACCGGTCAGGTCGTCGCGCCGCTGCAGTTCCTCGAGGCCCAGGCCGCGCTCGCCCAGGGATGGGCCGTCGTGCTGCCGGATCACCAGGGCCCGAACGCCGCCTACGCGGCCGGGCCGCTCGCCGGCCGCATCACCCTGGACGGGATCCGGGCGGCGGAGAACTTCGGCCCCCTCGGCCTGTCCGGCAGGCAGACCCCGGTCGGACTGATGGGGTACTCCGGAGGCGCGATCGCGACGGGGCACGCCGCCGAACTCCACGCGACCTACGCGCCGGACCTGAACATCGTCGGCGCGGCCGAGGGCGGCATCCCCGCAGACCTCGGCGCCCTCGTCGATCTCGCGGACAACGACCTGGGCGCGGGGATCGTGCTGGGCGGCGTGTTCGGCGTGAGCCGGGACTATCCCGAACTCGCGGAGTATCTCGACACCCACCTGAATCCGCTCGGCAGGCAACTCCTCGACGCCAAGGGCAACCTGTGCGTCAGTTACCAGTCCGCGCTGCTGCCGTTCGCGAACCTGCGGGGACTGTTCGACAGTCCGAGCGGCGACCCGCTGCGCGATCCTGTGGTCGAATCGGTCCTCGACCGGACGAGGATGGGCCATCGGGTGCCGGAGGTCCCGATGTACATGTACCAGGCGAACCCGGACTGGCTGGTGCCGGTCGGCCCGGTCGACCGGCTCGTCGACACGTACTGCCAGGACCCGGACGCCCGCGTCACCTACACCCGCGACCACGCCAGCGAGCACCTGTCGCTCGAACCGATCGCCGCGGCGAGCGCCCTGATGTGGATGCGGGACCGTTTCGACGGGATCCCGGTCGACGCCGGGTGCGCCACCCACGACGTGGGGTCGATGGCCCTCGACGAGAAGACGTGGCCCATGTGGTCGTCGATCGTCGGCGACACACTCGCGAGCCTGCTCGGTCGACCGATCGGCACGTGA
- a CDS encoding SigB/SigF/SigG family RNA polymerase sigma factor produces the protein MTATTQLVEPSCEIRRIPARTKPTHRTASRERDQYRDVPAQCAAIGRLAASDPRRELLRQRLIERCLPLAEHIARRFLGRGEPLDDLIQVARLGLVKAVDRFDARCGASFVSYAVPTITGEVRRHFRDTGWAMHVPRSMQELHLSLTNATTELTTTLGRAPTASELAEALGIDKDEVARGLRVSDAYSTLSVDFPLGEDERPLSETIGDVDPSLAHVEDHVVLEPLLGSLPDLERTVLVLRFFGNMTQSQIAARVGVSQMQVSRLLSKTLADLRGKLADASVQTS, from the coding sequence ATGACTGCGACCACCCAGCTCGTCGAACCGTCGTGCGAAATCCGACGCATTCCCGCGCGGACGAAGCCGACACATCGCACCGCCTCCCGCGAGCGGGACCAGTACCGTGACGTGCCCGCGCAATGCGCGGCCATCGGCCGGCTCGCCGCCTCCGACCCCCGCCGCGAATTGCTGCGACAGCGACTGATCGAGCGGTGCCTGCCGCTCGCCGAACACATAGCCCGGCGATTCCTGGGTCGCGGAGAACCCCTCGACGACCTGATCCAGGTCGCCCGCCTCGGCCTGGTCAAGGCCGTCGACCGCTTTGATGCCCGCTGCGGGGCGAGCTTCGTGTCCTACGCAGTCCCGACGATCACCGGCGAAGTGCGCAGGCACTTCCGCGACACCGGCTGGGCGATGCATGTCCCGCGCAGCATGCAGGAACTGCACCTGTCCCTCACGAACGCGACAACCGAACTCACCACCACCCTCGGCCGGGCGCCGACCGCGAGCGAATTGGCCGAGGCCCTGGGAATCGACAAAGACGAGGTGGCACGGGGACTGCGGGTCTCCGACGCCTACAGCACCCTGTCCGTCGATTTCCCGCTCGGCGAGGACGAGCGCCCGCTGTCGGAGACGATCGGCGACGTCGACCCGTCCCTCGCCCACGTCGAGGACCATGTCGTCCTCGAACCGCTGCTGGGATCCCTGCCCGACCTCGAACGCACCGTCCTCGTCCTGCGATTCTTCGGCAACATGACCCAGTCGCAGATCGCCGCGCGGGTGGGTGTCTCGCAGATGCAGGTGTCCCGGCTGCTGTCCAAGACCCTGGCGGACCTGCGCGGGAAGCTCGCGGATGCCTCCGTTCAGACGTCCTGA
- a CDS encoding MerR family transcriptional regulator: MTSSHVPLRSQRGVYGISVTSELTGIGPQTLRLYERRGLITPTRTGGGTRRYSEDDVARLHKITELVAAGVNLIGIGQILRLEAENAVLAARNAELEQLVRSEVPDRA; this comes from the coding sequence GTGACGTCCTCTCATGTACCGCTTCGTTCGCAGCGGGGTGTGTACGGGATCTCGGTAACGTCGGAGCTGACGGGTATCGGACCGCAGACGCTGCGCCTGTACGAGCGGCGCGGGTTGATCACACCGACTCGCACGGGCGGTGGAACCCGCCGCTACAGCGAGGACGACGTCGCGCGCCTCCACAAGATCACCGAACTCGTCGCCGCCGGAGTCAATCTCATCGGCATCGGCCAGATTCTTCGGCTCGAGGCCGAGAACGCGGTCCTCGCGGCGAGGAACGCCGAACTCGAGCAACTCGTCCGATCCGAGGTCCCGGATCGCGCCTGA
- a CDS encoding TetR/AcrR family transcriptional regulator → MSRAESSRTYSGLPVAERRAARRARFLDSALSVFAEKTYAHSSISDICAHAGLSRRQFYEEFGSREDILLAVYDTIQDDARDAVLAANEAAPSRDPRTVAGSVMTAYIESVGTDERRARIIFVEVVGAGPRVEQYRLERRRQWAQLFEAVARTIDGGVIDPPGRFEMVSIAFIGAVNDLAHHWSTAAPRPSASVLVDVLSTMLIALVTDQS, encoded by the coding sequence GTGTCCAGAGCAGAATCGAGTCGGACGTACAGCGGCCTGCCGGTTGCCGAACGTCGCGCAGCCCGCCGGGCGCGGTTCCTCGACTCCGCTCTGTCGGTCTTCGCGGAGAAGACGTACGCCCACAGTTCGATCAGCGACATCTGCGCCCACGCCGGACTGTCGCGGCGCCAGTTCTATGAGGAGTTCGGCAGCCGCGAGGACATCCTCCTGGCCGTCTACGACACGATTCAGGACGACGCCCGGGACGCCGTGCTCGCCGCGAACGAGGCGGCGCCGTCCCGCGATCCGCGGACCGTCGCCGGCTCGGTGATGACGGCCTATATCGAATCGGTCGGCACCGACGAGCGGCGCGCCAGGATCATCTTCGTGGAAGTGGTCGGGGCGGGCCCCCGGGTCGAGCAGTACCGCCTCGAGCGCCGCAGGCAGTGGGCGCAACTCTTCGAGGCGGTCGCCCGCACGATCGACGGTGGCGTCATCGACCCACCCGGGCGGTTCGAGATGGTGTCGATCGCCTTCATCGGCGCGGTCAACGACCTCGCCCACCACTGGAGCACCGCGGCCCCTCGGCCGTCCGCGTCGGTGCTGGTGGACGTGCTGAGCACGATGCTCATCGCGCTGGTCACCGACCAGTCCTGA
- a CDS encoding lysine N(6)-hydroxylase/L-ornithine N(5)-oxygenase family protein, whose amino-acid sequence MSESPETAGTDLPVRDVVGVGFGPANLALAIAIEEHNAECPPRERISAQFFEKQDRFGWHPGMLLDGATMQIAFPKDLVTFRNPRSAFTFFNYLFDQGRLVDFVNHQTFFPTRHEFHDYLQWAARRVDADVRYGTAVETVRGIRGDDGVIDRFEVRAADGSAVIARNVVMGAGLRERIPEWANPSARCFHNHQFLFRLGEMPAPVHQRFVVLGAGQSAAEIVQYLHENYPEAEVHSVFSRYGYSPADDSPYANRIFDPEAVDDLHGAPEEERLRLLDVHRSTNYSVVDIELINELYATEYQERVRGRRRLFMRRASEIIAVDETSDGIEVAVRSGVDGLTDTLACDALILATGFTPAPLEPLLGDLAPKTHPPREVGRDYRLAVSPDVTAGIYLQGGTEKTHGITSSLLSNVAVRAGEIVTSVVTRRSRNGALASVNAQDTYATSEAR is encoded by the coding sequence ATGAGTGAATCGCCGGAAACGGCCGGTACAGATCTCCCGGTGCGAGATGTCGTGGGTGTCGGATTCGGTCCCGCCAACCTCGCACTGGCCATTGCCATCGAGGAACACAATGCGGAGTGCCCCCCGCGCGAGCGGATCAGCGCGCAGTTCTTCGAGAAGCAGGATCGATTCGGGTGGCATCCCGGGATGCTGCTCGACGGCGCGACCATGCAGATCGCGTTTCCCAAGGACCTGGTGACGTTCCGGAATCCGCGTAGCGCATTCACCTTCTTCAATTACCTCTTCGATCAGGGTCGCCTCGTCGACTTCGTCAACCACCAGACCTTCTTCCCGACTCGGCACGAGTTCCACGACTATCTGCAGTGGGCGGCACGCCGAGTGGACGCCGACGTGCGGTACGGCACCGCGGTGGAGACAGTACGCGGAATCCGTGGCGACGACGGGGTGATCGACCGTTTCGAGGTCCGTGCCGCCGACGGTTCCGCGGTCATCGCACGCAACGTCGTGATGGGGGCCGGCCTGCGGGAGCGAATCCCCGAGTGGGCCAACCCCTCTGCGCGGTGCTTCCACAACCATCAATTCCTGTTCCGGCTCGGTGAGATGCCGGCCCCGGTCCACCAGCGCTTCGTCGTCCTCGGTGCGGGCCAGAGCGCCGCCGAGATCGTGCAGTACCTGCACGAGAACTACCCCGAAGCCGAAGTCCACAGCGTCTTCTCGCGTTACGGCTACAGCCCGGCCGACGACAGTCCGTACGCCAACCGCATCTTCGATCCGGAGGCCGTGGACGACCTGCACGGAGCCCCGGAGGAGGAGCGTCTGCGATTGCTGGATGTCCATAGGAGTACTAACTATTCGGTGGTCGACATCGAGCTCATCAACGAGCTCTACGCGACCGAGTACCAGGAACGCGTGCGCGGACGCCGCCGGCTGTTCATGCGCCGCGCGTCGGAGATCATTGCCGTCGACGAGACTTCGGACGGAATCGAGGTGGCGGTGCGCAGCGGTGTGGACGGCCTCACCGACACTCTTGCCTGCGACGCACTGATTCTGGCCACCGGATTCACCCCCGCCCCCCTCGAGCCGCTGCTCGGCGATCTGGCGCCGAAAACCCACCCGCCGCGGGAAGTCGGCCGAGATTATCGATTGGCGGTTTCACCGGACGTCACAGCGGGAATCTATCTGCAGGGCGGCACGGAGAAAACGCACGGAATCACGTCGTCGCTCCTGTCGAACGTGGCCGTGCGGGCGGGAGAGATCGTTACATCTGTCGTAACAAGGCGTAGCCGCAACGGCGCGCTTGCTAGTGTGAACGCACAGGACACGTATGCGACAAGCGAGGCGAGATGA
- a CDS encoding nuclear transport factor 2 family protein, translating to MSTSEIATVLAWHDALNSGDIDTLLSLSSDDIEMGGPKGATQGLAALREWASTAGITLNPKRMYYYDGVLVVEQQATWSTDPAETRTLASAFRVVHDQVISTFRHETLESALSATDLTEKDLVSDT from the coding sequence ATGAGTACCTCGGAGATCGCCACCGTCCTCGCTTGGCACGACGCCCTCAACTCCGGCGACATCGACACTCTGCTGTCGCTGTCGAGCGACGACATCGAGATGGGTGGGCCGAAAGGCGCCACGCAGGGCCTGGCGGCGTTGCGGGAATGGGCGTCCACCGCGGGCATCACGCTGAATCCGAAGCGAATGTATTACTACGACGGAGTGCTGGTGGTCGAACAGCAGGCCACGTGGTCCACGGACCCGGCGGAGACGCGTACCCTGGCCTCTGCATTCCGTGTCGTCCACGATCAGGTCATCTCCACGTTCCGCCACGAGACACTCGAGTCTGCACTCTCCGCTACCGATTTGACCGAGAAAGACCTTGTCTCCGACACGTAG
- a CDS encoding DMT family transporter: MAWIVLVLSGILEAVWATALGRSEGFTKLGPSVVFGVALILSMAGLAFAMRSLPIGTSYAVWVGIGAALTVGFAMVTGAESSSLVKILLILGIVGCVVGLKVLH, encoded by the coding sequence ATGGCGTGGATCGTGCTCGTGCTGTCGGGGATCCTGGAGGCCGTCTGGGCCACCGCCCTCGGCCGGTCGGAAGGCTTCACCAAACTCGGGCCCAGCGTCGTCTTCGGCGTCGCACTGATTCTCAGCATGGCGGGCCTGGCCTTCGCGATGCGCAGTCTTCCTATCGGAACGTCGTACGCGGTGTGGGTGGGCATCGGTGCGGCCCTGACCGTCGGGTTCGCGATGGTGACCGGTGCCGAAAGTTCGTCACTGGTGAAGATCCTGCTGATCCTGGGCATCGTGGGATGCGTCGTCGGGCTGAAGGTTCTGCACTGA
- a CDS encoding MerR family transcriptional regulator, with product MTIETLPQSHRGVYGIAVTSELTGIGPQTLRLYERRGLLTPARTSGGTRRYSDDDLVRLARIAQLMEDGVNLAGIQRILALESENADLASRLEGSGGRISAE from the coding sequence GTGACGATCGAAACACTGCCCCAATCGCACCGCGGGGTATATGGAATCGCGGTGACGTCCGAGCTGACGGGCATAGGTCCGCAGACCTTGCGACTCTACGAACGCCGTGGATTGCTCACACCCGCCCGAACCAGTGGTGGCACTCGCAGATACAGCGACGACGATCTGGTCAGGCTGGCGCGCATCGCGCAGCTCATGGAGGACGGAGTGAACCTGGCCGGGATTCAGCGCATCCTTGCGCTGGAATCCGAGAACGCAGACCTCGCCTCCCGGCTCGAGGGGTCCGGCGGACGCATCTCCGCCGAGTGA
- a CDS encoding threonine/serine ThrE exporter family protein, producing the protein MSKLTESLQRLTGDRRATVDAVTAAPTPLQPIDLTDDAVVAEVLDLAVRVGEVLLASGTGAMDTAEQVQFIAATYGLAQCDVDVTYNSIVLSAYRGPTLPPASTMRIVHYRSMDFTRLAAVDRLTRRIRREAVTPGEAHEALTAVTTAPHPYNRWIATLAWASMAASVSVLMGGGVLVASVAFLTTMVIYRVNRVLNRIGLPFFFQQVAGGLVAATPAATLYTFQDQLGVEIRPSQIISAGVVVLLSGLSLVGSVQDAITGAPITAAARFFEVVMMTGGIIAGVAISLRLTGVLGSTLPPVNVEITELVQLPVLVMSGAFASMFYALACYAEQRALTAAWFGGAAGALVYMVAHQFGIGPIIGSALAATVVGFAGGLMARRALTPPLVVVVAGITPLLPGLSLYRGLYALLNNEVVIGLSSLLAAFGIGCALAAGVTLGEWIARTLRRPRILRRTDDIRRPVFKTRRRKPVETHTQKAA; encoded by the coding sequence ATGTCCAAGCTCACAGAATCCCTCCAACGTCTCACAGGCGACCGTCGCGCAACGGTCGATGCGGTCACCGCTGCACCTACACCACTGCAGCCGATCGACCTCACCGACGATGCGGTCGTCGCCGAAGTGCTCGACCTCGCCGTGCGCGTCGGTGAAGTGCTCCTCGCGTCCGGCACCGGGGCGATGGACACCGCCGAGCAGGTGCAGTTCATCGCCGCCACGTACGGCCTCGCCCAGTGCGATGTGGATGTCACGTACAACTCCATCGTCCTGTCGGCGTACCGCGGGCCCACTCTCCCGCCGGCGAGCACCATGCGGATCGTGCACTACCGCTCGATGGACTTCACCCGGCTCGCGGCGGTCGACCGGCTCACCCGGCGCATCCGCCGGGAAGCGGTCACCCCCGGCGAGGCGCACGAGGCCCTCACCGCGGTCACCACGGCGCCGCACCCGTACAACCGCTGGATCGCGACGCTCGCCTGGGCGTCGATGGCCGCGTCGGTGTCCGTGTTGATGGGCGGTGGGGTGCTGGTTGCCTCCGTCGCGTTTCTGACGACGATGGTGATCTACCGGGTCAACCGCGTCCTCAACCGCATCGGTCTGCCGTTCTTCTTCCAGCAGGTGGCGGGCGGTCTGGTGGCCGCGACGCCGGCGGCGACGCTCTACACGTTCCAGGATCAGCTGGGCGTCGAGATCAGACCCTCGCAGATCATTTCGGCCGGTGTGGTGGTGCTGTTGTCCGGGCTGTCGCTGGTCGGTTCGGTGCAGGACGCCATCACGGGCGCACCGATCACGGCGGCGGCGCGATTCTTCGAAGTGGTCATGATGACCGGCGGCATCATCGCCGGTGTGGCCATCTCGTTGCGTCTGACCGGCGTGCTGGGTTCGACCCTGCCCCCGGTCAACGTCGAGATCACCGAACTCGTGCAACTCCCCGTGCTGGTGATGTCGGGCGCTTTCGCGTCGATGTTCTATGCCCTGGCCTGTTACGCCGAGCAGCGGGCCCTCACCGCCGCGTGGTTCGGTGGGGCGGCGGGCGCGCTCGTGTACATGGTGGCGCACCAGTTCGGTATCGGCCCGATCATCGGTTCGGCACTCGCCGCCACCGTGGTCGGCTTCGCCGGTGGTCTGATGGCGCGTCGTGCGCTCACGCCACCGCTCGTCGTCGTGGTGGCAGGTATCACACCACTGCTGCCGGGTCTGTCTCTGTACCGGGGTCTGTACGCCCTGCTCAACAACGAGGTCGTGATCGGACTCAGCTCGCTGCTGGCGGCGTTCGGTATCGGTTGCGCGCTCGCGGCCGGGGTCACACTCGGCGAATGGATCGCCCGGACCTTGCGGAGGCCGCGGATCCTGCGCCGCACAGACGACATCCGCCGCCCCGTTTTCAAGACGAGGCGGCGGAAGCCGGTCGAAACACACACACAGAAGGCGGCCTGA
- a CDS encoding MbtH family protein, which yields MSTNPFDDEEGRFYVLVNDEDQHSLWPTFSEVPAGWRVVFGEESRAACLEYVEKNWTDMRPKSLREAMEADEKSGGRHSVDKS from the coding sequence ATGAGCACCAATCCATTCGATGACGAAGAAGGCCGCTTCTACGTGCTGGTGAACGACGAGGACCAGCACTCACTGTGGCCCACGTTCTCTGAGGTGCCGGCAGGCTGGCGCGTGGTTTTCGGCGAGGAAAGCCGGGCAGCCTGCCTCGAGTACGTGGAGAAGAACTGGACCGACATGCGGCCGAAGAGCCTGCGTGAGGCCATGGAGGCCGACGAGAAGTCGGGCGGACGGCACAGCGTCGACAAGAGCTGA
- a CDS encoding RNA polymerase sigma factor: protein MQVDSCRSAVLEAVEALPALERETLALVFYRGMSCDEVAATMKTTVDVVRDRLHVGARTLLAGVGGRL, encoded by the coding sequence ATGCAAGTGGATTCGTGCAGGTCGGCCGTGTTGGAGGCGGTCGAAGCGCTGCCCGCTCTCGAAAGGGAGACGCTCGCACTCGTGTTCTACCGGGGCATGTCCTGTGACGAGGTGGCGGCGACGATGAAGACCACCGTCGACGTCGTCCGGGACCGGCTCCACGTGGGTGCGCGCACACTGCTCGCCGGTGTCGGCGGCAGACTCTGA